The window TAACATGATAAACACTAACCCGATATACAGTAGACCAGGTATGTTTTGTACTCTCTAGATAATGGAAATCACAGGAAGGGACTATAATCTATGTCTACATTCAGACCTTGCGGTGTTAAAGTTTGCAGCTGAAAGATTAGTCTTTGCTCCTCTCGTAATAGCATATTATCAGTCATCTTTCTGTGCCACGTTTTTACAATTtatcaaagaaagaaaaagaggcctTACAGAATTTGGCCACAAACACAGAAATAGTCATCAAACCAGtagataaagggggtgggattgtTGTTCTCAACCGCGTCAAGAACATTtcagagatactactactactactactactactactactactactatttagcatttctatagcgctacaaggcatacgcagcgctgcacaaacatagaagaaagacagtccctgctcaaagagcttacaatctaatagacaaaaaataaataaagtaagcaaatcaaatcaattaatgtggacgggaaggaagagaggagggtaggtggaggcgagtggttacaagtggttacgagtcaaaagcaatgttaaagaggtgggctttcagtctagatttaaaggtggccaaggatggggcaagacgtaggggctcaggaagtttattccaggcgtagggtgcagcgagacagaaggcgcgaagtctggagttggcagtaattgagaagggaacagataagaagggtttatccatggagcggagtgcacgggaaggggtgtagggaaggacgagtgtggagagatactggggagcagcagagtgaatacatttataggttagtagaagaagtttgaacaggatgcaaaaacggatagggagccagtgaagggtcttgaggagaggggtagtatgagtaaagcgaccctggtggaagatgagacgggcagcagagttttgaaccgactggagaggggagaggtgactaagtgggaggccagcaagaagcagattgcagtagtctaaacgagaggtgacaagggtgtggatgagggttttggtagagtgctcggaaagaaaggggcggattttacagatgttggatatgagcagagaaggagagagaagagtcaaagatgaccccaaggtttcgagctgaggagacagggagaatgagagagccatcaacagaaatagaaaacggggggagcggggataAAGAACTAAGCGATAGAAGATACTACACACCCTTAGCTGCAGATCCAACTTTAGAAATACAGGAAGATATTTCATCACTCATAGAAGTAGCTCCAAAGCTGGATATCTGACCAACAAAGAGGCCAATTTTCTTCTAACACCAAATCCTACTACTCCTACAATCTATGTGTTACCAAAAATACATTAATCACTAACTGATCCTCCAGGTAGGCCTATCATTTCCGGGAATGGCTCATTCTGGAGCCACCCTCTATCTTTGTTGATTTCTTCCATAGGCCTTATATACCACGTATACCTTCATACATCAGGGATTCTACAAATATGATTAACTTATTACAAGAATTTGATTTAGATCTTGATAATACTCTTATGGTCACTTTGGACATTGACTTCCTGTACACTAATATCCCACAATATGAAGCACTCTAGAATATTgaatagtagaggagtgtggtagccgtgttagtccactcttaaggttatcaatagacatcaaacaaaataaaacatggaaaagaaaataagatgataccttttttattggacataacttaatacatttcttgattagctttcgaaggttgcccttcttcctcagatcggaaaccGCAAGAGGGGCACCCCgctgagagagaggaggagaggaaacgGGGCTTAAAAGCCCTGGGGAGGAGCCCGGACAGCTCCAGGTGcacccagccctccctcccccaattaCTGTAGGTTGCTATACATGTTATATactgtcgcagctttggcggggtacccaagcctaaTGTGAAATAGGCAGCTGGCGAGCTGCGAGTACGGGGGAGCTCCCTTGCTAGACGGCGGGGAGCTCAAGTTACGATGGCTCAGTCCTGCTAGGACGGCGGACTGAAGGTGGACATAGAATATTGAAGAAACCCTTAGAGACAGGACCACCCATAGATGCATTCCAATTAGATTCATCCTTACAGTAGCAAGTATGGCACTCGCTAATAATTATTTTTGCTTTCAACACAGGTTTTTCCAACAATTAAAAGGCACGGCCATGGGTTCATCCATGGCTGCTGACACAGCCAATTTATATGTCGTCCACTTTGAAAGAACGTTTCTAGAAGACTGGATATGCCAAGGCAGGTGCAGAAGATAGGGACACATTATTATCCTCAAGACTTGACAGACCTGTACCTGATATTGTCTGTACACTTAGAGTTTCTCATCTAGCAGGACACATACAGAATTCCATCAGGAGACCCTGGCACATTTTGCAGAAACATGAATGTTTCAAAAACAAGCATTTAGTCATAGCCTATTCCTGCACAAAGttactaagaaagcaaacagaatgttaggtattattaggtaaggaatggaaaacaaaaatgaggatgttataatgcctttgtatcgctccatggtgcgaccgcaccttgaatattatgttcaattctggtcaccacatctaaaaaaaggcgcagagaagggcgacaaaagtgataaaggggatgggatgacttccctataaggaaagactaaagcggctggggctcttcaggtctcctctggaaccttttttaaaatattggcattacattggccaccctccaatctttcggtaccacactcgattttaaggataaattacaaatcaataacagtagctttgccagctcattttttagttctatcagtaccctagggtgaataccatccagtccaggagatttgctactcttcagtttgcagaactgctccattacatcttccagatttacagatatttcaataagtttcttcgactcttcagcttcgaataccctgtccggcaccggtatcccacccaaatcttcctcgtatAGTGAAGAAATGCATTCCGATCTGTAGGTTTTCTGTATAAGGTGGTTGTAAAGCGATGTGTGTCCTTGTGAATAAGCAGGTCCAGAAAACTAATCTCTGTCTCATGGTACTATATTTTGAAATGAAGATTCTCATCCCTCGTGTTCAGCAGGTTGAAGAAAAGATCAAGTGATGTTGTGTCTCCTCTCCAAATCAGAGAAATGTCGTCAATCTATCTCTTATAAAGCACCACTTTCTGTTTGTACGGATGGTCTTCTAGAAATGTTTTTTCAAAGTGGGCAACATATTAATTGGCTATGTCAGCAGCCATGGATGAACCCATGGCCGTGCCTGTTATTTGTTGGAAAAACttgtgttaaaagaaaaaaaataattattagcGAGTGCCATATTTGCTACtgtaagtaaaaggacccctaagttaattTCTGCCTCCATTCCTACGCCccaccccctccagctgaagatCTCCTTCCTGCCTAATTAAATTATATCTTGGGTAGCTGCTGGCACTATCCCCAAGCTGCAGCTGCTGGTTTCGTGCAGGCATGAAAGCTGAATAtgcgtggggagggggggagtgggctACAGCTGGCAGTTGTGGTTTGGGGACAGTGCTGACGGCCACCCAAGATGTAAGTATGTTCAGtggggaggaggtcttcagctggcggggttggggatccccaccagccccaCTAAGGGAGAAGAGACTTTGAGTGGGCCTCAGCCCAAGTGaatgagccctggcccacccgtggctatgccacttgCCACTGATTCAGCAGCAGTACCAGCTGTCTTAAGTTAACCGGATAGTTATGCGAATACCACCGCTGATATCAGCAACACCAGGGTAAATTCCAGTGGCTGCTCCAGACCCAAATATTTAGCGTTGAATAGGGGCTGCTACTGAATTTTTGGGTCTAATTCAGCTGTCAGTGGCCAGTGGTTGACAAAATATATTTGCTAACGTATTTTCTGTACGTCTCAGAGAGTATAACCATTGCTTTGATTAAATTTAGGACTCAATGCAATGCATTACGTGAGTTGACTTCAACGTGTGAAGATCCCTATCATTTGCAGACCGTAGCTCTCAGCCTTGTTACCCCTATCTTTCGCAGAAAGCATTACTTTTCCATCTGATTCAGCTCAGTATCCAAAAGACTTTGGACTATGATGTGTTTAATTTGGCTGTTTCCAttgttccgatctgacgaagggcaaccttcgaaagctaatcaagaaatgtattaagttatgtccaataaaaaaggtatcatcttattttcttttccatgttttattttgtttgatttctattgataacctttaagagtggactaacacggctaccacacctctctgctcATGTCACAAAATCCTTAAATGTCTTTAAGACCTGTGCTCAGATGCTCTGGTATAAAAAAACAAGGAATTCATTCACTCTGTTTTGGACTGTATTTGagtacaagaaagaaagaaaaatcccCGTATCATtatgaagggagggcagggggtgtgGAATTGTCTTGCTAGGGACTCTTACCTCCCATACAGAAGCTCCATGGTCTGACCTGTGTAGAGTTCTCACTGACGGGATTCCTTGCTGTACACGTGTATGTGACATTGGACTCCATGGGAACCAGGGACACGTTCAGAAAAGATCCCTCCTGAAATAGTCTCTTGTTTTCTGCTGTCCAGGTGTATTTCACACCTTCTCCCCCATTCTTCACCGTACAATTCAATGCAATGTTGCAGGCTATATTTCCAGAGCCATCTGTGACTTTATAGGGCTCGATAATTGGCTTTTGTAACCGACCTGTATGAGTGAAAAATGCAAAAGGTAGAGGTAAAACTGAAGTGAACTGTGCTTCCTATCATGTCCCATACAGGTGGGAAACGATAGGAGGGATGTGACAGATCTTGCTGAAGTTTCAAACTGGTTAGAGTGGATCATGGGTTATCGTTAAATTTTGATTAAGATTGAAagatgtttgtgtttctgtgacaCACTGTTTGATTAtctcaatactagtaaaaaaagccccgtttctgatgcaaatgaaacgggggctagcaaggttttcttctgtgtgcatgtgggagtgtgtatgtccctgccctctgccctctctcccttcccttgtgctgtctgtcccctcccccctcggagtcgagtccttcagtgttaagtttcttgctgtgctgtgtttgtgttacagagatagtgagggcttctgccctctctcccctcccccctctgattccttcactgttacagagagagcgatttgattttgtgctttgctgtgttttccttcactgtttgtgttacagagagagcgagggcggggcagaccctcatggggaaaccggatatctctcccccttcacacttccggctggaggcttcatttagaacgttggtggtgccttttatatatagagataataacatgtggaggcagattttagaaaggatgttcaGGTCAGTGCGTCGCATGTGGACGTCCGtttctcatatattttagaacagaattggCCAACATACGACCTGTTCTGAAATacattatttatatatatgtaatttatgtatttataaaaatatatataccctTTCCTTGGTATGGCAAAATGCCAATCAAGATAGTGTACAAACATAAAACACAAAAGCCCCCATTTAGCACAACAAGAAACGTGAAAAtccattttccaaactgaagcaTCCAGACTACGAATGGGGTAAAACAAGGGACATTGACATCATTGTAGCAGCGTAGGTATGTCCCTATTATAAAACAGTTCTTTTTTTCAAAACACTTCCAGTCATAAATCTTAATGTGTCAATAAATGAAAACTCTCTTAAGTGGATAATCAGGATGTCATTCACAAACCATATGATTTAGAGACTAACATGAATAAGGCAGGAGGCTAGAACATTTAATTCACAAATTTCCCACAATGCCTCAAAAATCTCATCATATGTCCCAATATTTTAACAGCTTTATTGATATCAACAAGAGCGCAAGATATTAAAATTCTTCTTGAAACTTCTTAAATGAAAATTACTTATCGTATGACTCCTTTGTTTTATTTGTCTATAAAATAGCAGCCAACTAATGTGATCACGTTTCGAGCAAGAAGCTCTGCATCAGGGCTTGCCCTCTTCATAAAATACATCTAAAAACATACAAACCATGCATCAAAAAGTGAAATTACTGACTGAAATCATTTTTTATAACACCCATCCACTAAAGTAACTGACTTACATTCATTTCCCCCAGTAATTCTTATAGGCAGTAAAATAATAAAGATGGCACCCAACAATTTATTCAAACTTACTATTCAAATTAACCAATCAAAAAAGGATCACATGTTACTCATTCACCAATCCAAAAACAGCACTAGGATATAACTCTATATCATAAAGGATCGTCACTCGATGGCATAATTTAGATCCTCTGGGGAAAGTGTCTGCAGTCTGTGAATACTTAAGTTAACTCAGGAAGCTGGACCTAAAGTGGGGgtagactggagggaagggagagaggtgctgaacctgtgtgtgtgtggggtggggggactggagggaaggcctgcaggggggaggggctcaagggaagggggggaggttggaggaaagggagagagatgtcaCAGTGGAAGAAAGAGCCAAATGctggaagaaagaaggagagaagctggataagTGGGATGGTGAGGAGAAAGAGACATTGGTGTGggtgagggagagaagggagatgctgtatggggatggcttATGAACACAGAGGGACAATGCCTGACACAGGGGGGGAGGATATGGGAATAGAGaggcaatgctggacactgggaaGGAGGAGTATATAGACCTACTGCGGCTTAGGAAAAGGACTTCAATGTGCGTGGTTTTCTGACCATAGTCTTTTTTTGTAAGCAGCTTATAACAGTTTTACTTACACAAGTTTTAGTTGATGTGTTTCTCTTATTGGCTATTTATAGTAATGCATTTTGTTATTTAATCTTTTaacaattccccctcccccccctttttagaaagctgcgctagtggctgccggtgcagtaagtccaacacagcccattcggcattgctgtgtggcagcTGCTATCATGGTTTGtataaaggggggtggggggttagtttgATCAATTTATTAATGTTTAAACAAaaatctcttccttagaccactaatagAGGGGGGAGTGTAACTGAAAATCAATAGGAAgaataagaagaaaaacaaattaaGGAGAAGGCCTTAACTAGACTCCAACAATTCTTTAAATAGCCATAGTTTGactatttcagcaaagcctttgacacggttccccacaggaggctcttgaataaacttgacaggctgaagataggacccaatgtggtgaactggattaggaactggttgacggacagacgccagtggatggtgattaatggaattcgctcggaagagagaaaggtgagtagcggagtgcctcagggatcggtgctggggccgattctgttcaatatatttgtgagcgacattgccgaattgttagaaggtaaagtttgcctttttgcggatgatactaagatttgtaacagagtggacacctcggagggagtgaaaaacataaaaaaggatctgcagaagctagaagaatggtctaatgtttggcaattaaaattcaatgcaaagaaatgcaaagtgttgcacttagggagtagaaattaatgggaaacgtatgtgttaggcggtgagagtctgatatgtacaggcagggagagggttcttggggtgatagtatctgaggatctgaaggcgacgaaacagcgtgacaaggcggtggctgtaggcagaaggatgctaggctgtatagagaagaggtgtgatcagcagaagaaaggaggtgttgaggccccacctggagtattgtgttcagttttggaggccgtatcttgctaaggatgtaaaaagaattgaagcagtgcaaagaaaagctacaaaaatggtatgggatttgcgttatcagacatataaggagagacttgctgacctgaacgtgtataccctagaagaaaggagaaacaggggtgatatgatacagacgttcaaatatttgaaaggtattaatccgcaaacgaaccttttccgttgatgggaaggcagtagaagtagaggacatgaaatgaggttgagggGAGcagtctcaagaaaaatgtcaggaagtggtgcatgcttggaatgccctcccgcgggaggtggtggagatgacaacagtaacggaattcaaaaatgtgtgggataaacataaagcaatcctgttcagaaggaatggatcctcagatgcttagcggagattgggtagcagcaccggtggttgggagacggggcaagtactggcagacttctacggtctctgccccgaaaatgacaaggataaatcaaggtcaggtatacatataaagtagaacatatgagtttatcttgttgggcagactggatggaccgtacagttctttttctgccatcatctaatatgttactatcATTTGATTTCAAGTCTCCCTGGAGATTTTCTTCAACTCTATGAAGGCTTTCAGTTGTTTttgatcaaaaaatacatatttaattccAAGATAATTTACAATACAATTAAATGGTTAAGCAAGCAAAAATGAAGCACCCAACCTGCATGTGCCTTTTCTCAAATTCAGAAACTGTTTTCGTCTATTCTGACTGCATTTGGTCACATCTGGATAAAACCATACTTTTTGACCACAAAAGAGTTTCTGGGAATTATagtaaaaaaaagaggttttaacaCAGCAATTGGATTCTGTTGACAAGAAGTGTAGCTTGATCTTGCACCTCAGTCTAtgaatatagtagaattggaaaaggtgcagcgaagggcgaccaaaatgatagaggggatgggatgacttccctatgaataaagactaaggaggctagggcttttcagcttggagaagagacggggggaagtgagatcagggtgtcatgaattaatATATACttcctttaggttcaaacaaatgttgtattgtatgttctattatctatgtatcggatggtaatatggaatgcaccataatgtatgggcgaaggtttgagctcaagcctaacagtatttaatgtgagtagtctATGAtctatacatatttattatagatatatgcatacactggtgataaagatctacttgggctcagctgtatgtacatacacaaatatgaggaggcggaacatcgtatgtgcaatgatggttccattgtgacaccaccacatattcctcttggggatataatgggtgtaaacggtatggtctgagcacatttaaaacactttataatatttatagcattttaaagtgcatatataaaaaaagataacttattttgaacccaagtttattatagtgagtttatggtttaacttggtttgttggatttgttcttcctgatttttttgTAATTGTATATCTAGGCCCAactcagccattaaaaaaaacactgactgccagtggctgaatattgactggaataAATATAATAATGTGAACACAACAGTTTATTACATTGAGTAAAACAATTACACAAATATAATGAGATGATTCTAAAATCTGAAAACTTACTGAATACATGAAGTTTATATTCCCTGTTGGAGACTGCAGTTGAATTTGTTGCTATCTGAGCTGTGTAGGATCCTCCATCTTCCTCTCTCAGACTCTGGATTTGTAAAGAGAAGTTGCCATCAGGGATACTCAGTCGCCCTTTAAAACGGGAATCAACGACGTCCAGTCCATTTCCCTCTTTTATTAGGGCAATAGTAACTTCAGTTTCAAAACGCCAGAAGAAGGCATAAACCTTCTCTCCTTGGGGAATCTTAAGAGGTAAAGTGACCGACTCCCCCAGAATCCCAAACACATCCCAGGGGTCTCCTGTATCCTGGGAGCATCCTGTACCTGAAaacacagaaaagagacagtaTGACCCTCCTGGTGCACAGAGAAGCAGAGGGCAGAAGGGTCCTGTGGCTGATGTGATGGAGAGAATGATGGGGCTCCAGTGAGGGACTTAGCTGTTCTCAGTCTATCTGTGACTGGTACTGTCCAGGGTACCTGGTCACAGGGCGGACACCAAGAGATAGAGAGTTTCAACTCTTCCACAGAGTCATCGATTTTAATCTGATCCAGCTAGGACTTTTGAGTATGGAGCAGATAAACTCAGTAAGAAATGTGTCAGTAACCAGCTCAGACAGTTCCCCCTTTTAACAGAGAGAAAAATATCCTTCCTCGTTTTAAGGAAGTTGAGGGTGGAGGTTCGACTCCTAGGATCATTACTAGGGTATCTCGGACCCACCACTGTTTCTGAGTCATAGAAGGAGCTGAGCTGAGGACCTGGCTTGTGGGGAGCTAGAGAGAAGATCTCAAGCACAGACTCCACAATGTAACAGCTaaggctcccccttcccttcaCAGCAGTCCCTACAAAGCTGATTGAGCCTGTTGCTTCTCTTGGAGTTGCAAAGCAGATGGAAATACAGATAGACAGTGAGAGCGGAGACATGAGGTGGAGACATGCAGGGATGAGAAAGGAGGTAGAAGAGCAGAGAGCCAGTGCGGGAAATTTTATATATGAAGCCGAAAATTAGACACCCATAAAAATCGGTGTTCAGTgttattctatatacagtgctccGGGATGAACGCTCTTTAAACCCTAAATATAAGAGAGAGCAGCAGAGGAAACTTACCCCAGATGCTAATCAGAAGAATGAAACGAGAAATCATTTTACACCTGCAGGACTGTCTGTGGCTTGAAGTCGTGATACTGACCTTGGGCTATAAGAGCTCTCTACTGAAAAAGAGACACTTCCTGCAGCTCAGATGGGGAAGCTGACGTATTAAGCTGTGGTCATTTATGTGCTTGATTTGCTAGGAACAGATGAGAAAGTATCCACACTAGCAAACTTCAGAGGCTCAAATAAGTCCCAAAAAGCATTGCCTGTTTAAATATGCTTTGAATTATTCGAGAGCAGAGAAGCCTTCAGTCTTGAAGAGATGAGGAAAGCAACGGTTTCCCTATGGCCATCTCTGCGCACACTCTTTAAAATTAGTGGTTAAaattgggcgcgcacagaatcatttttccacacacctataaaaaaggcctttttaaaaattgtgccaaaaatggacgtgtggcaaaaagaaaattgccgtgcatcccttttgggtctgagcccttaccgccagccattgacctagcggtaaccgggcggtaatgacctacgcgcaccaagtggcatatttttcagacgcgacaaaaatgaaattaccacaggggCCATGcgatagccaggtggtaacttggaattggcgtgcgttgggcgcacataggcgcttacgcagcttagtaaaagtgccgcTGTTCTTGCATTGTGCTTTCATTAAAGTGTATTGTAgcaaagcattagcatcatacctatgttagttgaatgttctaatgtctgCTTATTAGacgtttcattagtattatgctaacactgtattatatct is drawn from Microcaecilia unicolor chromosome 14, aMicUni1.1, whole genome shotgun sequence and contains these coding sequences:
- the LOC115457943 gene encoding T-lymphocyte surface antigen Ly-9-like gives rise to the protein MISRFILLISIWGTGCSQDTGDPWDVFGILGESVTLPLKIPQGEKVYAFFWRFETEVTIALIKEGNGLDVVDSRFKGRLSIPDGNFSLQIQSLREEDGGSYTAQIATNSTAVSNREYKLHVFSRLQKPIIEPYKVTDGSGNIACNIALNCTVKNGGEGVKYTWTAENKRLFQEGSFLNVSLVPMESNVTYTCTARNPVSENSTQVRPWSFCMGENFRGSTRQTHYCIMKGIFTTIILAILLTAISVVHFKTRQRNV